The DNA region TCGCAGATCCGGGTCCAGCCCTCGCGGATCGGCGGCGGCGGGTCGGCGGCGAGGTCGCGGTGGACGACCTCGCCGCCGCCCGCCCGCCAGGAGTCCGCGAAGGCTTCGCCGAGGCGGCGGGTGAAGGAGTCGGAGCGCGCGCTGCTGTCGAGGTGCAGGAGTCGGGACATGGTGAACCCCCAGGCGGAGACGGGTGCGGCGAGGACGGGACATCAGGCGGGAGATCAAGTGGACACACTGTCCGCTTAGCCCGGGACCCACCGTAGAACGAAGTGGACCAGCTGTCCACTTCGTTCTACGGTGAGGCCATGACGGAACTCCCGATGGCCGACGGCCCCCCGCCCCGCGAGCGGGCCGACGCCGCCCGCAACCGGGCCAAGGTCCTCGCCGCCGCCGAGCGGCTCTTCGCGGCGGACGACCCGGCCGCCGTCACCATGGACGACATCGCCAGGGCCGCCGGCATCGGCCGCGGCACCCTCTACCGCCGCTACCCGGACCGCGCGTCGATCGCCCGCGCCCTCCTCGACGAGCACGAACGGGCCCTCCAGGAACAGGTGCTGCGCGGCGCCCCGCCGCTCGGCCCGGGCGACGCGGCGGGCGGCGGGACGGGCGGGGCACCGCCGGCCCCGGCCGAACGACTGGCCGCCTTCTACGGGGCGATGGTCGGGCTGCTGGAGACCCACGTCCACCTGGTCCTCGGCGCGGAGACCGGCCTCGCCCGCTACCGGACCGGCGCCTACGCGTTCTGGCGGCTGCACGTCGCCCACCTCGCCCGGCAGGCGGGCCTGGCGGACCCGGAGACCCTCGCCGACCAGCTCCTCGCACCGCTCGCCCCCGAGCTCTTCCGCCACCAGCGCGACGGCGGGCTCACCCCGGACCGGATCACCGCCGGCCTCGCCGCCCTCGCCCACGGCGTCCTCGGCGGGTCCGGCGGACCCGCCGGACGCCCGGGACCCTAGGATCCGGCTTCGGGACGGCCCCGGACACGCGAAGGGGCGGCGCGGGCGCCTCCGGTCGGAGGTGCCCGCGCCGCCCCGGTGCCGGCGGGTGCGGTGCGGATCAGGCGGGGACGTGCCAGACCTGGTTCTCGGCGCCGTTGCAGTCCCAGATGCCGAGCTGGTTGCCGTTGGTGGCGACGAAGCCGAGGTTGTCCAGGCAGCGGCCGGACGCCGGGTTGAGGATCGAGCCGTCGGCCCGGACCTGCCACTGCTGGGCACCGGTGCCGTTGCAGGTGTACAGCTGGACCTTGGTGCCGTTGGCGGTGCCGGCGCCGGTGACGTCCATGCACTTGTTGAACGCCCGGATGGTGCCGTCCACCGCGACCTTCCACTGCTGGGCGTTGGTGCCGTTGCAGTCGTAGATCTGCACCGGGGTGCGGTCGTTGCTGCTGGCGCCCTTCACGTCCACGCACTTGCCCAGGTAGCCGGTGATCGGGCCGACCGGGCCGGCGGGCTGGGGCGGGAGCTTGCCGCCGAAGGCGACCTGCGGGAAGAGGACGGTGTCGTTGACGCTGCAGGAGGCGACCGCGACGCCGTCGCCGACGACCACGCCGCCGACGGCGGGCCGGGAGAACCGCGCGGTGTGGTCGGCGTTCCACCACTCACAGGTGGCGCTGACCCACCAGGTCTGCAGCGGGTCGATGCCGGAACACTGGCCGTAGGCGTTCCAGCCCGCGACGTAGGCGGAACAGCCCCCGGCGGCCTGGGCGGCGGAGGCCGGTGAGGCGAGCGAGGCGGCCGCGCCGAGGAGGGCGGCGCTGGACAGCAGGGCGGCGGTACGACGCATCGGAAGGTCCTTCCGGAGACGGGTGGGCCGGATCGACACTCCTGCCGCAGCGGTGTTCTGACGGTGCGGCAGTTGTGCGGGTTGCGTGAAAGCCTCAGCCGGGTCACGGCGGCCGTCAATGGCCGCCGTCCGGTATCCGCCAACCCTCCGTCCACGGAGCGGCACCGGCCCCGGGGTGGACGGACCACCCGGGACCAGCGGCCGCGCCGGGGCCGGGCCGCAGCCGGACCGGGCCCGGCGGCCCGGGCGATCCGTCCGGAAAGCGCTCCCCCGGAGCCCCTTCCGTCCGCCAGGCGGGGACGTGCCGGTTCCGGTCCTCCGGGCCGTTGCGGTTCCGGCCGTTCGTGCCGTCGCGCGCGAGGGCCCGGACGGGCGTGCGGTCCGCGCCCGCCCCTCCCTGCACGTCGACGCGTTTGCCCGCGTCACCGGACATCGGACCGAGCGGACCGGTCGGACCAAGCGGACCGAGCGGACCGGCCGGGACGCGGGATCCGCGCACCCGTCAGGAGGGCAGGGACCAGAGCTGGTTGGCTCCGCCCGTGCAGTCCCAGAGCACCAGCTGGTTGCCGTTGGTCGGGTCGGCCCCCGGGACGGTCAGGCACCGGTTGGACTGCGGGTTGACGAACTGGCCGTCCGGCTGCCGGTACCACACCTGGGCGGCGGTGCCGTTGCAGAGGAGGAGCTGCACCTTGGTGCCGTTGGCCGTACCGCCGCCGGCCGCGTCCATGCACTTGCCCAGCGCCTTGACGGTTCCGCCGACGGGCAGCCGCCAGATCTGGCCGGCCGCGCCGGTGCAGTCGCCGATCTGCACCTTCGTCCCGTCCTCGGGGCTGCCGTTCCGGAGTTCCATGCACTTGCCCGCGAGTCCGGTGATCCGGCCCGGCGGGAGGACCGGACCGGCCTGCTCCGGCGGCAGGAGGTAGCCGAGGAGGATCCGCACGTCGACGAAGTGGCCCGGACTGCACTCCACGGAGGTGGCGGTGTTGCCGACGATCACCGAGCTGTTGACGTAGAACTCGTAGACCCGGCCGTTGAGGGTCCACGCGCAGCGGGCCTGGAGTGTCCAGGTCTGGAGCGGGTCGATCCCGGTGCACTCCCCGAACTGCCTCGGTTCGCCGATGACGGCATAGGTGCGGCAGCCGGCGGGCGCGGAGGCCGGGGAGGCCGCGGGGGCCTCCGGAGCGGAGGCGGCCGCCGCAGGCGCTCCGGGAGCGGAGGCGAGGGCGGCCGAAGGCGCGGCGAGGGCGGCCGAAGGCGCGGCGAGGGCGGCGGCCACCGCCAGGAGGAGAGCCGCGAGCAGGGTCGGGGCACGACGCATCGAAGGATCCCTTCCGGGCCGCGGGAACTTCCAACTCGACACCTTGTCGGTCGAGTTGACTGGTCGACAGATTCTCCGGGGCCGCCGGCCAGCCTGGGGGATCGACCGCCCGGCGTCAACGTGTCCTCGCGGACTTCCTCCCCCCCCGGGGGGAACGCCGAACGGCCCGGCTCCCCCGCGGAGGGGAGCCGGGCCGTTCGTGACCGGGCGTCGTGCCCGGGCCGTTCGCGACCGGGTCGGTCAGTCGGCCTGGCGGCGCTGCCGGCCGGTGCCGTAGTTGGAGCCGGACTTGGCGCCGCTGCCGGGCTTGGCCCGGCCGGAGGAGCGGCCGATGAAGCCGGCCGCCTGGCGGGAGCCGCCGCCGCCCTGGCCGCCCTGGCCGCCACCGGAGCCGGAGGCGCCGGCGCCGAGGCGCTGCTTCGGCCGGGGGCGGCGCGGGTTGCCGTTCATGTCGACGTCGGCGGGCAGCGCGGAACGCTTGCCGGGACGGCGGCGCGGGGCGGCGGAGGACTTGCCCTCGGCCGCGGGCGCGGCCGCCGGGACGGGCACGGCCAGGGTGACCGGGACGCCGCTGGGAGTGCGGGCGCCGGTGATCCGGGTCAGCTCGGCGTCGCCGGGGCGGATCCTGGTGGTGGTCGGGCGGATGCCGGCCACCGTCATCAGCCGGTTGACCTCGCGGCGCTGGTCCGGCAGGACCAGGGTGACCACGGTGCCGGACTCGCCGGCCCGGGCGGTGCGGCCGCCGCGGTGCAGGTAGTCCTTGTGGTCGATCGGCGGGTCGACGTTGACGACCAGGTCGAGGCCGTCGATGTGGATGCCGCGGGCGGCGACGTTGGTGGCGATCAGCGCGGTGACGAGGCCGTCGCGGAACTGGTCGAGCACCCGGTTGCGCTGCGGCTGGGACTTGCCGCCGTGCAGGGCGGCGGCCTTCACACCGGTGGCGAGCAGCTGCTTGGCGAGGCGGTCCGCACCGTGCTTGGTGTGCACGAACATGATCACGCGCCCCTCGCGGGAGGCGATGTGGGCGGCGGCGGAGGCCTTGTCGGCCTGCTCCAGCTGGAGCAGGTGGTGGTCCATGGTGGTCACGGCGCCGGCCGAGGGGTCCACCGAGTGGGTCACCGGGTCGGTCAGGAAGCGCTTGACCAGGCGGTCGACGTTGCGGTCCAGGGTGGCGGAGAACAGCATCCGCTGCCCGCCCTCGGCGACCTGCTCCAGCAGCTTGGTGACCTGCGGCAGGAAGCCCATGTCGGCCATCTGGTCGGCCTCGTCCAGCACGGTGATCGCGACGTCGGAGAGGTTGACGTCACCTCGGCCGATCAGGTCGTCCAGCCGGCCGGGGGTGGCGACCAGGACCTCGGCGCCGCGCCGGACGGCGTTGGCCTGCCGGGTGATCGACATGCCGCCGACGACGGTGGCGATCCGCAGGTTGACCGCGGTGGCGTACGGCGTGAGCGCCTCGGTCACCTGCTGGGCCAGCTCGCGGGTCGGCGTCAGGACGAGCGCCAGCGGGTGGCGGGCATCGGCGCGCTTGCCGGCGGTGCGGGCGAGCACCGGAAGGCCGAAGGCGAGGGTCTTGCCGGAGCCGGTGCGGCCGCGACCGAGCACGTCGCGGCCGGCGATCGAGTCGGGCAGGGTGGCCGCCTGGATCGGGAACGGCTCGGTGACGCCCTCGCGGGTGAGCGCGCTCAGGATGCCCTTGGGCAGCTCCAGCTCGGCGAAGCTCGCCGCCGGGGGCCGGGCCGGGGTGCCCTCGACGACGGTGAAGTCGGCGGCCTCGGCGACCCGGGGCGCGTTGCGGCGCGGGGTGCGGGGGGCGCCGCCGCCGCGGGGTCCGCCGGAGCGGGCGCCCTCGGTGCGGGGCGCGCCGGTGCGCGGGGCGCCGCCGGAGCGGCTGCTGCCGCCGGCGTTGCGGGGCTTGCGGGTGCGACCGCCGTCGCGGGGCGGCTGGGCAGGGGTGGTCACGGGTTCTCCGTCCGTCGGTCAACAGCCCCTTTCAGGGGGCTGCCCGGCCGTCGGGAAAGGAGTGCGCCGCCCCGGCCGTTCGGCGGCATGGACGAGGGCCCGCACCGTGCGGTACGGGCCCTCGCTACGCGAGATCGCGAGTCAGCTCGG from Kitasatospora sp. NBC_00458 includes:
- a CDS encoding TetR/AcrR family transcriptional regulator, with amino-acid sequence MTELPMADGPPPRERADAARNRAKVLAAAERLFAADDPAAVTMDDIARAAGIGRGTLYRRYPDRASIARALLDEHERALQEQVLRGAPPLGPGDAAGGGTGGAPPAPAERLAAFYGAMVGLLETHVHLVLGAETGLARYRTGAYAFWRLHVAHLARQAGLADPETLADQLLAPLAPELFRHQRDGGLTPDRITAGLAALAHGVLGGSGGPAGRPGP
- a CDS encoding ricin-type beta-trefoil lectin domain protein, encoding MRRTAALLSSAALLGAAASLASPASAAQAAGGCSAYVAGWNAYGQCSGIDPLQTWWVSATCEWWNADHTARFSRPAVGGVVVGDGVAVASCSVNDTVLFPQVAFGGKLPPQPAGPVGPITGYLGKCVDVKGASSNDRTPVQIYDCNGTNAQQWKVAVDGTIRAFNKCMDVTGAGTANGTKVQLYTCNGTGAQQWQVRADGSILNPASGRCLDNLGFVATNGNQLGIWDCNGAENQVWHVPA
- a CDS encoding ricin-type beta-trefoil lectin domain protein translates to MRRAPTLLAALLLAVAAALAAPSAALAAPSAALASAPGAPAAAASAPEAPAASPASAPAGCRTYAVIGEPRQFGECTGIDPLQTWTLQARCAWTLNGRVYEFYVNSSVIVGNTATSVECSPGHFVDVRILLGYLLPPEQAGPVLPPGRITGLAGKCMELRNGSPEDGTKVQIGDCTGAAGQIWRLPVGGTVKALGKCMDAAGGGTANGTKVQLLLCNGTAAQVWYRQPDGQFVNPQSNRCLTVPGADPTNGNQLVLWDCTGGANQLWSLPS
- a CDS encoding DEAD/DEAH box helicase; amino-acid sequence: MTTPAQPPRDGGRTRKPRNAGGSSRSGGAPRTGAPRTEGARSGGPRGGGAPRTPRRNAPRVAEAADFTVVEGTPARPPAASFAELELPKGILSALTREGVTEPFPIQAATLPDSIAGRDVLGRGRTGSGKTLAFGLPVLARTAGKRADARHPLALVLTPTRELAQQVTEALTPYATAVNLRIATVVGGMSITRQANAVRRGAEVLVATPGRLDDLIGRGDVNLSDVAITVLDEADQMADMGFLPQVTKLLEQVAEGGQRMLFSATLDRNVDRLVKRFLTDPVTHSVDPSAGAVTTMDHHLLQLEQADKASAAAHIASREGRVIMFVHTKHGADRLAKQLLATGVKAAALHGGKSQPQRNRVLDQFRDGLVTALIATNVAARGIHIDGLDLVVNVDPPIDHKDYLHRGGRTARAGESGTVVTLVLPDQRREVNRLMTVAGIRPTTTRIRPGDAELTRITGARTPSGVPVTLAVPVPAAAPAAEGKSSAAPRRRPGKRSALPADVDMNGNPRRPRPKQRLGAGASGSGGGQGGQGGGGSRQAAGFIGRSSGRAKPGSGAKSGSNYGTGRQRRQAD